A portion of the Carya illinoinensis cultivar Pawnee chromosome 11, C.illinoinensisPawnee_v1, whole genome shotgun sequence genome contains these proteins:
- the LOC122282014 gene encoding cationic amino acid transporter 6, chloroplastic-like, whose product MEAKTLHSFTNMATIQTAPNNICFSNYLYSLSQTPHRLRNRMLATWTPDQELNQVRRRSGADMKRKLKWYDLVALGVGGMLGAGVFVTTGSAANQHSGPSIFISYIIAGISALLSSLCYTEFSVQIPVAGGAFSYLRVTFGEFVGYFAGATILMDYVLSNAAVARSFTDYLTCVVGANDPNSWRVEVDGLVEGYDKLDFSAVAIILLLTLCLSHSTKESSLLNIIMTAFHIVFFGFIIIAGFFKGSANNLVSPGGLAPKGVRGILDGAAIVYFSYIGYDSVSTMAEEIQNPSKSLPVGIVGSVLIVSALYCLMALSLCMMIPYDKIPDKASFSAAFQNIGWKWGSNVVGAGASLGIVASLLVAMLGQARYLCVIGRAHLVPSWLAKVHPSTGTPLNATLILGICTATIALFTELQIVIGMVSLGTLLVFYLVANALIYRRYVIIGKNPASHTFLFLFLLSSCALGVSISWKLKQQWWNLPLFGGSMIIITAIFHYFMVPCNQRQDHSEWWVPFMPWPAAISVFLNVFLMTTLNMLAFKRFAIWSGFITLFYVLYGVHSTYQAEEFENMGVNEVNSNLSTPQTKADIHQVL is encoded by the exons ATGGAAGCTAAAACACTCCATTCTTTCACAAACATGGCCACCATACAAACTGCACCCAACAATATTTGTTTCTCCAATTATCTCTATTCCCTCTCCCAAACACCTCACAGGCTCAGAAACAGAATGTTGGCCACATGGACCCCAGACCAAGAGCTCAACCAAGTGAGGCGAAGGTCTGGGGCAGACATGAAGAGGAAGCTCAAGTGGTATGATTTGGTAGCCCTTGGTGTTGGTGGAATGCTTGGTGCTGGTGTCTTTGTCACAACTGGTTCTGCAGCCAACCAACACTCTGGCCCTTCCATCTTCATATCATATATCATTGCTGGAATATCAGCCCTACTTTCCTCCTTATGTTATACCGAATTCTCGGTTCAAATTCCTGTTGCCGGAGGTGCCTTCAGCTATCTTAGAGTGACTTTTg gagaGTTTGTGGGTTACTTTGCTGGAGCAACCATTCTAATGGATTATGTATTATCCAACGCCGCGGTAGCAAGAAGTTTTACCGACTATTTAACCTGTGTTGTCGGAGCTAATGATCCAAACTCATGGAGAGTGGAAGTGGACGGCCTAGTAGAAGGTTACGATAAGTTGGATTTCTCGGCTGTCGCTATTATTCTCCTTCTCACTCTCTGTCTATCCCATAG TACAAAGGAAAGCTCTCTCTTGAACATTATTATGACAGCCTTTCATATAGTTTTCTTTGGATTTATAATAATTGCTGGCTTCTTCAAGGGTAGTGCCAATAACTTGGTAAGCCCCGGAGGACTAGCTCCGAAGGGTGTTAGAGGTATTCTTGATGGAGCAGCCATTGTTTACTTCAGCTATATCGGATATGACTCAGTTTCAACGATGGCAGAAGAGATCCAAAACCCTTCAAAGAGCCTCCCTGTGGGGATTGTTGGTTCAGTTCTCATTGTTTCTGCTCTATATTGCCTTATGGCCTTGTCTTTGTGTATGATGATTCCGTATGATAAG ATACCAGATAAAGCTTCATTTTCTGCCGCTTTCCAAAATATTGGGTGGAAATGGGGGAGCAATGTTGTTGGGGCAGGCGCAAGCTTGGGAATTGTTGCTTCTCTCCTGGTTGCCATGTTAGGTCAAGCTAGGTACCTTTGTGTAATCGGAAGAGCCCATCTGGTGCCTTCATGGTTGGCCAAGGTTCATCCTTCAACAGGCACCCCATTGAATGCCACTCTCATCCTGG GAATCTGTACGGCTACAATTGCACTCTTCACGGAACTCCAGATAGTCATTGGAATGGTCAGCCTGGGCACACTCTTGGTGTTCTACCTTGTGGCCAACGCTCTCATCTACCGAAGATATGTGATAATTGGCAAGAACCCAGCTTCACATACCTTCTTGTTCCTCTTCCTTCTCTCATCTTGTGCCCTTGGCGTCTCCATATCATGGAAGCTCAAGCAACAATGGTGGAACCTTCCCTTATTTGGGGGATCCATGATCATCATCACTGCCATCTTCCACTACTTCATGGTACCTTGTAATCAACGCCAAGATCACTCGGAATGGTGGGTGCCATTTATGCCATGGCCGGCGGCAATATCAGTCTTCCTTAACGTCTTCCTTATGACCACACTGAATATGCTGGCATTTAAAAGGTTTGCAATTTGGTCCGGATTCATAACTTTGTTCTATGTGCTGTATGGTGTTCATTCAACTTACCAAGCAGAGGAGTTTGAGAATATGGGTGTTAATGAAGTGAACTCAAACTTGTCGACGCCACAGACTAAGGCAGACATTCATCAAGTGCTTTGA
- the LOC122281064 gene encoding (S)-ureidoglycine aminohydrolase isoform X1, which produces MKTCTAFPLLLITFNVSIERNSWDFSGLLKVAASEEGFCSSPYSVVNSDTDSNTLYWKVTNPTLSPPYLRDLPGFTRSVYRKDHALIAPESHVFSPLPEWTDTLGAYLITPAMGSNFVMYLAKMQEKSRSGLPPFDVERFIFVVQGAVTVTNASGASDKLIVDSYAYLPPSFQHSVNCDASATLVVFERRYASLENYVAEPIISSTEKQPLLETPGEVFQLRKLLPTSLAYDFNIHIMDFQPGEFLNVKEFHYNQHGLLLLEGQGIYRLGDNWYPIQAGDVIWMAPFVPQWYAALGKTRSRYLLYKDVNRNPV; this is translated from the exons ATGAAGACTTGCACGGCTTTCCCACTTCTTCTCATCACTTTCA ACGTGAGTATTGAGCGAAATAGTTGGGATTTTTCAGGCTTGCTCAAAGTTGCTGCCAGTGAAGAAGGGTTTTGCTCTTCTCCTTATTCTGTTGTTAACTCTGATACAGACTCTAATACTCTGTACTGGAAGGTCACGAATCCTACACTTTCTCCTCCTTACCTTCGAG ACTTGCCAGGTTTCACACGCAGTGTTTATAGAAAGGATCATGCATTAATAGCACCTGAAAGTCACGTATTCAGTCCTCTACCCGAGTG GACTGATACATTGGGAGCATACTTAATTACACCGGCCATGGGCTCAAACTTTGTAATGTACCTAGCAAAAATGCAAG AAAAGTCAAGATCAGGACTCCCTCCATTTGATGTTGAGAG GTTCATATTTGTGGTTCAGGGTGCTGTAACTGTCACTAATGCTTCTGGTGCTAGCGACAAACTGATA GTGGATTCATATGCTTATCTGCCTCCTAGTTTTCAACATTCAGTTAATTGTGATGCATCTGCTACACTTGTGGTCTTTGAGCGAAG GTATGCATCTCTGGAAAATTATGTCGCTGAGCCAATCATAAGTTCAACAGAAAAGCAACCACTCCTTGAAACTCCAGGAGAA GTGTTTCAACTTAGGAAGCTTCTTCCCACATCGCTCGCATATGACTTCAATATCCAT ATTATGGATTTTCAACCTGGAGAATTTCTTAACGTGAAG GAGTTCCATTACAATCAGCATGGTTTGTTGCTTTTAGAGGGACAGGGCATTTATCGCTTGGGTGATAACTG GTATCCAATTCAAGCTGGTGATGTCATTTGGATGGCACCATTTGTGCCTCAATG GTACGCTGCGCTTGGTAAAACTCGGTCACGATATCTTCTGTACAAAGATGTAAATAGGAATCCAGTGTAA
- the LOC122281064 gene encoding (S)-ureidoglycine aminohydrolase isoform X2, whose product MKTCTAFPLLLITFSLLKVAASEEGFCSSPYSVVNSDTDSNTLYWKVTNPTLSPPYLRDLPGFTRSVYRKDHALIAPESHVFSPLPEWTDTLGAYLITPAMGSNFVMYLAKMQEKSRSGLPPFDVERFIFVVQGAVTVTNASGASDKLIVDSYAYLPPSFQHSVNCDASATLVVFERRYASLENYVAEPIISSTEKQPLLETPGEVFQLRKLLPTSLAYDFNIHIMDFQPGEFLNVKEFHYNQHGLLLLEGQGIYRLGDNWYPIQAGDVIWMAPFVPQWYAALGKTRSRYLLYKDVNRNPV is encoded by the exons ATGAAGACTTGCACGGCTTTCCCACTTCTTCTCATCACTTTCA GCTTGCTCAAAGTTGCTGCCAGTGAAGAAGGGTTTTGCTCTTCTCCTTATTCTGTTGTTAACTCTGATACAGACTCTAATACTCTGTACTGGAAGGTCACGAATCCTACACTTTCTCCTCCTTACCTTCGAG ACTTGCCAGGTTTCACACGCAGTGTTTATAGAAAGGATCATGCATTAATAGCACCTGAAAGTCACGTATTCAGTCCTCTACCCGAGTG GACTGATACATTGGGAGCATACTTAATTACACCGGCCATGGGCTCAAACTTTGTAATGTACCTAGCAAAAATGCAAG AAAAGTCAAGATCAGGACTCCCTCCATTTGATGTTGAGAG GTTCATATTTGTGGTTCAGGGTGCTGTAACTGTCACTAATGCTTCTGGTGCTAGCGACAAACTGATA GTGGATTCATATGCTTATCTGCCTCCTAGTTTTCAACATTCAGTTAATTGTGATGCATCTGCTACACTTGTGGTCTTTGAGCGAAG GTATGCATCTCTGGAAAATTATGTCGCTGAGCCAATCATAAGTTCAACAGAAAAGCAACCACTCCTTGAAACTCCAGGAGAA GTGTTTCAACTTAGGAAGCTTCTTCCCACATCGCTCGCATATGACTTCAATATCCAT ATTATGGATTTTCAACCTGGAGAATTTCTTAACGTGAAG GAGTTCCATTACAATCAGCATGGTTTGTTGCTTTTAGAGGGACAGGGCATTTATCGCTTGGGTGATAACTG GTATCCAATTCAAGCTGGTGATGTCATTTGGATGGCACCATTTGTGCCTCAATG GTACGCTGCGCTTGGTAAAACTCGGTCACGATATCTTCTGTACAAAGATGTAAATAGGAATCCAGTGTAA
- the LOC122281064 gene encoding (S)-ureidoglycine aminohydrolase isoform X3, producing MKTCTAFPLLLITFNVSIERNSWDFSGLLKVAASEEGFCSSPYSVVNSDTDSNTLYWKVTNPTLSPPYLREKSRSGLPPFDVERFIFVVQGAVTVTNASGASDKLIVDSYAYLPPSFQHSVNCDASATLVVFERRYASLENYVAEPIISSTEKQPLLETPGEVFQLRKLLPTSLAYDFNIHIMDFQPGEFLNVKEFHYNQHGLLLLEGQGIYRLGDNWYPIQAGDVIWMAPFVPQWYAALGKTRSRYLLYKDVNRNPV from the exons ATGAAGACTTGCACGGCTTTCCCACTTCTTCTCATCACTTTCA ACGTGAGTATTGAGCGAAATAGTTGGGATTTTTCAGGCTTGCTCAAAGTTGCTGCCAGTGAAGAAGGGTTTTGCTCTTCTCCTTATTCTGTTGTTAACTCTGATACAGACTCTAATACTCTGTACTGGAAGGTCACGAATCCTACACTTTCTCCTCCTTACCTTCGAG AAAAGTCAAGATCAGGACTCCCTCCATTTGATGTTGAGAG GTTCATATTTGTGGTTCAGGGTGCTGTAACTGTCACTAATGCTTCTGGTGCTAGCGACAAACTGATA GTGGATTCATATGCTTATCTGCCTCCTAGTTTTCAACATTCAGTTAATTGTGATGCATCTGCTACACTTGTGGTCTTTGAGCGAAG GTATGCATCTCTGGAAAATTATGTCGCTGAGCCAATCATAAGTTCAACAGAAAAGCAACCACTCCTTGAAACTCCAGGAGAA GTGTTTCAACTTAGGAAGCTTCTTCCCACATCGCTCGCATATGACTTCAATATCCAT ATTATGGATTTTCAACCTGGAGAATTTCTTAACGTGAAG GAGTTCCATTACAATCAGCATGGTTTGTTGCTTTTAGAGGGACAGGGCATTTATCGCTTGGGTGATAACTG GTATCCAATTCAAGCTGGTGATGTCATTTGGATGGCACCATTTGTGCCTCAATG GTACGCTGCGCTTGGTAAAACTCGGTCACGATATCTTCTGTACAAAGATGTAAATAGGAATCCAGTGTAA